Proteins from a single region of Catenulispora acidiphila DSM 44928:
- a CDS encoding VOC family protein — MATSVPILPSADLERTRAFYCFLGFTVVDAADEYLRLRFDDAEVHFYPAPEIDPAENPSGWYLRVEEPEELREKWQNDGLDCPDVPIPTVFGPTLFAVADPDGALLRVGPANRL, encoded by the coding sequence GTGGCAACCAGCGTCCCGATCCTGCCCAGCGCCGACTTGGAGCGCACCCGCGCGTTCTACTGCTTCCTGGGCTTCACCGTCGTGGACGCCGCCGACGAGTACCTTCGCTTGCGCTTCGACGACGCGGAAGTCCACTTCTACCCGGCTCCCGAGATCGACCCCGCCGAGAACCCCTCCGGGTGGTACCTCCGGGTCGAGGAACCCGAGGAACTGCGGGAGAAATGGCAGAACGACGGCCTGGACTGCCCGGACGTGCCGATCCCAACCGTGTTCGGGCCGACCCTCTTCGCCGTCGCCGATCCGGACGGCGCGCTGCTGCGCGTCGGACCGGCGAACCGGCTCTGA
- a CDS encoding response regulator transcription factor produces the protein MKRLLVVDDEAQLLVAVRINLSARGYEVSVAPDGTTGLAVAARRPPDLVVLDLGLPDMDGVQVIDGLRGWTTVPILVLSGRTESWDKVEALDAGADDFVTKPFDMDELAARVRSLLRRAEPENATGPVIQVGHHLVDLAARTVKRAPGAPSDVPESVRLTRTEWAVLEMLLRHPDRLVSSKQLLAHVWGTEHEPEGSYLRFYLARLRQKLEPEPSTPRQLLTEPGMGYRFQPLGSP, from the coding sequence GTGAAGCGGTTGCTCGTCGTCGACGATGAGGCGCAGCTGTTGGTGGCGGTCCGCATCAACTTGTCGGCGCGCGGATACGAGGTGAGCGTCGCCCCCGACGGCACCACCGGCCTGGCCGTCGCCGCGCGCCGTCCCCCGGACCTGGTGGTCCTGGACCTGGGCCTGCCGGACATGGACGGCGTCCAGGTCATCGACGGACTGCGCGGCTGGACCACGGTGCCGATCCTGGTGCTGTCCGGGCGCACCGAGTCCTGGGACAAGGTCGAGGCGCTGGACGCCGGCGCCGACGACTTCGTCACCAAGCCCTTCGACATGGACGAGCTGGCCGCGCGGGTCAGATCGCTGCTGCGGCGCGCGGAGCCGGAGAACGCGACCGGGCCGGTCATCCAGGTCGGCCACCACCTCGTCGACCTCGCGGCCCGCACGGTCAAGCGCGCTCCCGGGGCGCCCTCGGACGTGCCGGAGTCGGTGCGCCTGACCCGCACCGAATGGGCCGTGTTGGAGATGCTGCTGCGCCACCCCGACCGCCTGGTCTCCAGCAAGCAGCTGCTGGCCCATGTGTGGGGGACCGAGCACGAGCCGGAGGGCAGCTATCTCCGCTTCTACCTCGCGCGGCTGCGGCAGAAGCTGGAGCCCGAGCCCTCAACTCCGCGCCAGCTGCTGACCGAGCCGGGCATGGGCTACCGCTTCCAGCCGCTGGGCAGCCCGTAG